One Sinorhizobium mexicanum genomic region harbors:
- a CDS encoding amidohydrolase has translation MFLSGGELDEVTAFRRALHRRPELSGAEAETARAVERALEQTRADEIVTGLGGHGVAAIYRGKDEGPTVMIRAELDGLPITEVSDLPHRSEIAGKGHLCGHDGHMAILMALAKGLGRERPARGRAILLFQPAEENGAGAAAVLADPKFSALKPDFVFSLHNFPGLPLGHVALAEGPVNCASRGMKITLSGKTAHASSPEDGIAPTFALARLLSGLTALGAGGALDENFTLATVTHAKLGEEAFGISPGYAEIWATLRTLTDERMAALVANAEALVRREAEAAKLDARICYEDVFHQCSNAASAVGELRRALDEEGVSHDRGAGALPMKASEDFGLFGRVAPSAMFFLGAGENHPRLHNPDYDFPDALIGIGARVFMRAIRNLAG, from the coding sequence ATGTTTCTGAGCGGCGGCGAGTTGGATGAGGTCACAGCGTTTCGGCGCGCGCTGCATCGTCGGCCCGAGCTTTCCGGCGCCGAGGCGGAGACGGCAAGGGCGGTCGAGCGGGCGCTTGAGCAAACCAGGGCGGACGAGATCGTCACTGGGCTTGGCGGACATGGCGTGGCGGCGATCTACCGGGGGAAAGACGAAGGGCCGACAGTGATGATCCGCGCCGAGCTCGACGGCCTGCCGATTACGGAGGTTTCCGATCTGCCGCATCGCTCCGAGATCGCCGGCAAGGGACACCTCTGCGGGCATGACGGGCACATGGCGATCCTGATGGCGTTGGCCAAGGGGCTCGGCCGCGAGCGGCCGGCGCGGGGGCGGGCGATCCTGCTCTTCCAGCCGGCCGAGGAGAACGGGGCAGGGGCGGCGGCGGTGCTCGCCGATCCGAAATTTTCCGCGCTGAAACCGGATTTCGTGTTTTCGCTGCACAACTTTCCCGGCCTGCCGCTCGGCCATGTGGCCCTCGCGGAAGGCCCGGTCAACTGCGCCTCGCGCGGCATGAAGATTACCCTTTCCGGCAAGACGGCGCATGCCTCGTCACCTGAAGACGGGATCGCGCCGACTTTTGCGCTCGCAAGACTCCTCAGCGGCCTGACGGCGCTTGGTGCCGGCGGGGCGCTCGACGAAAACTTCACGCTGGCGACGGTGACGCATGCGAAGCTCGGCGAGGAGGCCTTTGGCATCAGCCCCGGCTACGCCGAGATCTGGGCGACGCTGCGCACGCTGACGGACGAGCGGATGGCGGCGCTGGTGGCGAATGCGGAGGCACTCGTGCGCAGGGAGGCCGAGGCGGCGAAACTTGACGCGAGGATCTGCTACGAGGACGTGTTCCATCAGTGCAGCAATGCGGCATCTGCGGTCGGCGAACTCAGGCGGGCGCTCGATGAGGAGGGCGTCAGCCACGATCGGGGCGCGGGCGCACTGCCGATGAAGGCGTCGGAGGATTTTGGACTATTCGGCCGCGTCGCCCCCTCGGCGATGTTTTTCCTCGGCGCCGGCGAGAACCATCCTCGGCTGCACAATCCTGATTATGATTTTCCCGACGCGCTGATCGGGATCGGTGCCCGCGTCTTCATGCGGGCGATCCGCAACCTGGCGGGGTGA